In a genomic window of Natranaerovirga pectinivora:
- a CDS encoding methylglyoxal synthase yields MIEIKKMNKQKKIALIAHDNRKRDLLDWVKKNKETLGKHFLFGTGTTGRLITEETSLPVTTYKSGPIGGDQQIGSRIIEGDIDFMVFYWDPLEAQPHDPDVKALLRIAVLYDIPVATNQATADFIFTSPLMDEEYERFVIDYTKRIKRNI; encoded by the coding sequence ATGATAGAGATTAAAAAAATGAATAAACAGAAAAAAATAGCTTTAATAGCTCATGATAATAGAAAAAGAGATTTATTAGACTGGGTCAAAAAGAATAAAGAAACATTAGGTAAACATTTTCTTTTTGGAACAGGGACAACAGGTAGATTAATAACAGAAGAGACAAGCTTACCAGTAACCACATACAAAAGTGGGCCTATTGGTGGTGATCAACAAATTGGTTCAAGAATTATTGAAGGAGATATTGATTTTATGGTATTCTATTGGGATCCTTTAGAGGCCCAACCACATGATCCTGATGTAAAGGCGTTGCTTAGAATTGCAGTATTGTATGATATACCTGTTGCAACAAATCAGGCAACAGCTGATTTTATTTTTACGTCGCCTTTAATGGATGAGGAATATGAACGATTTGTAATAGATTACACTAAGAGAATCAAGCGTAATATCTAG
- a CDS encoding GerMN domain-containing protein, with translation MTRISKLIILVILALMFLSACTNKNISTASNIEGIKIDLFYINQNKTDLVVETVDFLENDKEAESFIKMLIDKLKSNPSNRNYLKTIPDNLDVKGIRLENRTARIIFDNNYSDFTPLEEVLVRAAIVKTLTQIKSVDFVEFFINDQPLKDRNDKPLGLMKSSDFVGDINNSESVLREVAITLYFSDAEGTGLVPERVNSTIYADEPIEKKVIELLIEGPTSENLSATVPRESRLKHIYVKDGIAYIDFNEDFRSRHWGGSTGEILTIYSIVNSLAELPNISRVQFLINGLKVSEFKGHVAFDVLFERNLDIVIY, from the coding sequence ATGACTAGAATAAGCAAATTAATTATACTTGTAATTTTAGCACTTATGTTTTTGAGTGCTTGTACAAATAAAAATATTAGCACTGCTAGTAATATAGAAGGAATTAAAATAGATCTTTTCTACATAAATCAAAATAAAACAGATTTAGTAGTTGAAACGGTTGATTTTCTTGAGAATGATAAAGAGGCTGAAAGTTTTATTAAAATGTTAATTGATAAACTTAAGTCTAATCCAAGTAATAGAAACTATTTAAAAACAATCCCTGATAATTTAGATGTTAAAGGCATTAGGCTTGAAAATAGAACGGCAAGAATTATATTTGACAATAATTATTCTGATTTTACGCCGCTAGAAGAAGTTTTAGTAAGAGCTGCTATAGTTAAAACCTTAACGCAAATTAAGTCAGTTGATTTTGTAGAGTTTTTTATTAACGATCAACCACTAAAAGATAGAAATGATAAACCATTGGGCTTAATGAAATCTTCCGATTTTGTTGGGGATATCAATAATAGTGAAAGTGTTTTAAGAGAAGTGGCCATTACGTTATATTTTTCTGATGCTGAGGGAACAGGATTAGTGCCTGAAAGGGTTAATTCTACTATTTATGCAGATGAACCAATAGAAAAGAAAGTTATTGAACTTTTAATTGAGGGTCCAACAAGTGAAAATTTATCAGCTACGGTTCCAAGAGAATCAAGACTAAAACATATTTATGTTAAAGATGGTATTGCATATATAGATTTTAATGAAGACTTTAGATCAAGACATTGGGGTGGATCAACAGGAGAAATCCTTACTATATATTCAATAGTGAATTCTTTAGCAGAATTACCTAATATTAGTAGAGTGCAATTTTTAATTAATGGACTCAAAGTAAGTGAATTTAAAGGACATGTAGCTTTTGATGTGTTATTTGAAAGAAACTTAGATATTGTTATTTACTAA
- the holA gene encoding DNA polymerase III subunit delta produces the protein MQNLKKQIKNGELHNLYLFYGKENYIKNLYKKRIKTTLLDEDDIMNYNFFEGKQVRVSDIIDIADTLPFFKEARLIIVENSELFKSGKKDESEAMATYLENIPSSTYLIFVEDEIDKRSKIYKTVQKKGYAVEFNQLNEQEIKQWLRITTNKNNVNINNDVADYFIYTVGMDMATIDKELEKLISYTLGKNEITKEDIDSISTKQIENKIFDMINAIGEKNKEKAIVLYHDLLMLKEPPLRIIFMLVRQFRMLLQVKSLVNAGVNEYEITSKLGLRSFIVKNCIRQVRNFKVERIKEALNDCLEYEGLIKTGRIEDKLGVEIIILKYSI, from the coding sequence ATGCAAAATCTAAAGAAACAAATAAAAAACGGAGAGTTACATAATTTGTATCTTTTTTATGGAAAAGAAAACTATATAAAAAATTTATATAAAAAAAGAATTAAAACAACTTTACTAGATGAAGATGACATAATGAATTATAATTTCTTTGAAGGAAAGCAAGTAAGAGTATCTGATATTATAGATATTGCAGATACTTTGCCTTTTTTTAAAGAAGCAAGACTAATTATTGTAGAAAACTCTGAGCTATTTAAAAGTGGTAAAAAAGATGAATCTGAAGCAATGGCTACTTATTTAGAAAACATACCTAGCTCAACTTATCTTATATTTGTAGAAGATGAAATTGATAAACGAAGTAAAATATATAAAACAGTTCAGAAAAAGGGATATGCAGTTGAATTTAATCAATTAAATGAACAAGAAATAAAGCAGTGGTTAAGGATTACCACTAATAAAAATAATGTAAATATAAACAATGATGTGGCGGATTATTTTATTTATACAGTTGGTATGGATATGGCAACAATAGATAAAGAATTAGAGAAACTAATATCCTATACTTTAGGGAAGAATGAGATAACAAAAGAAGATATAGACTCTATTAGCACAAAACAGATAGAAAATAAAATCTTTGATATGATCAATGCTATTGGAGAAAAAAACAAAGAAAAGGCTATTGTTCTTTACCATGATCTATTAATGTTAAAAGAGCCGCCTCTTAGAATCATTTTTATGTTAGTAAGACAATTTAGAATGTTATTGCAGGTTAAAAGTTTAGTGAATGCAGGGGTTAATGAATATGAGATAACATCAAAGCTAGGTCTTAGAAGTTTTATCGTTAAAAATTGTATTAGACAAGTGAGAAATTTTAAAGTGGAAAGGATAAAAGAAGCTTTAAATGATTGTCTAGAATACGAAGGTTTAATAAAGACAGGAAGGATAGAAGATAAATTAGGAGTAGAAATAATTATATTAAAATATAGTATTTAA
- a CDS encoding sensor histidine kinase translates to MSRSIFILNGVLVIISRVSKIVKSIRFKMLFTYISIGIIPLVIFINALIGTVERYYEDQKVIYLQRQSNILSSQLTLANYLDGQNIVNGELIEFEINQLSKELDGRVLIVNKDHVVIKDTNQVEEGKTLISQEAVRGLGGETFIRHIKERQRMQVVTPIKNNDLVIGTLIITASTEDIYDSVKDLRNKSILLFIITLLIILTISYYYSELLTRPFKDLFKHIKSITAGHFNENSTVKGHQEIEDISIAFNQMTRKLQEFEQSRQEFVSNVSHELKTPLASIKVLADSLLSQKDVPAELYREFLLDISNEVDREDKIINDLLSLVKMDKKEVKLNVEQVNINMLIEQILKRLKPLAEKQDVELIFESFREVVGEIDEVKLSLALTNIIENGIKYNKESGWVKISLNADHKFFFVKITDSGIGIPKDEQDKIFQRFYRIDKARSRETGGTGLGLSITKNAIIMHKGFINVKSEEGEGTTFSLRIPLYYQ, encoded by the coding sequence GTGAGCCGAAGTATATTCATACTAAATGGGGTGTTGGTTATTATTTCCAGAGTAAGTAAAATTGTAAAAAGCATTCGTTTCAAAATGCTTTTTACTTACATATCAATAGGTATTATACCATTAGTAATTTTTATAAATGCATTAATTGGGACAGTTGAGAGGTATTATGAAGACCAAAAAGTAATTTACCTACAAAGACAGTCTAATATTTTATCTAGTCAATTAACATTAGCAAATTACCTAGATGGTCAAAATATTGTTAATGGAGAATTAATTGAATTTGAAATTAATCAGCTGAGTAAAGAATTAGATGGAAGGGTCTTAATTGTTAACAAGGATCATGTTGTAATTAAAGATACAAACCAAGTAGAAGAAGGAAAAACACTCATTTCTCAGGAAGCTGTTAGAGGTCTTGGTGGGGAAACATTTATAAGACATATTAAAGAAAGGCAGAGAATGCAGGTAGTCACACCAATAAAAAATAATGATTTGGTTATAGGAACTTTAATTATTACTGCGTCTACTGAGGATATTTATGATTCGGTAAAAGATCTGAGAAATAAGTCTATTTTACTGTTTATCATTACGTTACTAATTATTTTAACCATTAGTTATTATTACTCTGAACTATTAACAAGACCATTTAAGGACTTGTTTAAACATATTAAATCTATAACAGCAGGACATTTTAATGAAAATTCAACTGTAAAAGGTCATCAAGAAATAGAGGATATTTCAATTGCTTTTAATCAAATGACTAGAAAGTTACAAGAATTTGAACAATCAAGACAAGAGTTTGTATCAAATGTTTCTCATGAGTTAAAAACACCATTAGCTTCAATAAAAGTATTAGCAGATTCATTGCTTTCACAAAAAGATGTACCAGCTGAGTTGTATAGAGAATTCTTGTTAGATATTAGTAATGAAGTTGATAGAGAAGATAAGATAATCAATGATTTATTATCACTTGTTAAGATGGATAAAAAAGAAGTAAAGCTTAATGTTGAACAAGTTAATATTAATATGTTGATTGAGCAAATTTTAAAGAGGTTAAAACCTTTGGCTGAAAAACAAGATGTAGAATTGATATTTGAAAGCTTTAGAGAAGTAGTTGGAGAAATCGATGAAGTTAAATTATCCCTTGCATTAACGAATATCATAGAAAATGGTATTAAATACAATAAAGAAAGTGGTTGGGTCAAAATATCGTTAAATGCAGACCATAAATTTTTCTTTGTGAAAATTACAGATTCAGGAATTGGTATTCCAAAGGATGAGCAAGATAAAATTTTCCAGAGATTTTATAGGATTGATAAAGCGAGATCAAGAGAAACTGGGGGCACGGGGTTAGGTTTATCAATTACTAAAAATGCTATAATTATGCACAAAGGATTTATAAATGTAAAAAGTGAGGAGGGTGAAGGTACAACATTTTCACTGAGAATACCCTTATATTACCAATAA
- a CDS encoding DNA internalization-related competence protein ComEC/Rec2 — protein sequence MKRPLVMLVIAFLLGLLLGYLSEYYILSIMSIVFVVILSYKLYKTYYKVWVFAMPLICFFSYALMVNALEPKNIDIHNAFDGRVSASFTGIVEDYTYNDNQTILIVRTHNLTINEQRYKNNLKIRVTFNNKINLHLKDEVWMEGTLYKLQLPRNDGAWNEKLYYHIRGIDFRFFANEINILEKNLSFFQSLKNFRSKVEENYYNLLAKEDAGIISAMVIGERRGLDGEIRELFQKSGIAHILAISGLHITLIGLFIFQLLKYMRINIRLSGIITIIFLIIYCIFTGASISTQRAVLMVSVLLGSYIFGRTYEIFSALALAGIILLIINPLFIFDVGFQLSFAAVLGIRIITPFLQSYIKWDNKVIKLLCGSTAAYISTTPIIAFYYYEIPVYAIIVNILIIPLLSVLVPVAFLAGVVSFFSMTLGKILIGIVFFILQFIKFVSEFVSKMPINTILTGKPLLLTLIVLYLVIALIIYYSKSKKKQGFVILGMVGFFIFKTLVTPNYLEVTIIDVAQGDSIFITTPSKKNIIIDGGGSIFEEIGIRRILPFLKYNGINKIHYMFLTHSDLDHISGLIEIIDKVDVDYLFVSKTDYNNNLYVELMRKAKENNVSVVEILKGDSLRIGEIFIECLFPKENTVVRGNNDYSLVLSLTYKDIKMLFTGDIERNQELQLLDFITPHQILKVAHHGSRTSSNEEFLEVVQPEIGLISYGMYNSYGHPHQEVIDRYHSYDTILYKTGRDGAIRLRTNGTKVYVSTKLPRKD from the coding sequence ATGAAACGACCATTAGTTATGCTTGTTATAGCTTTTCTTTTGGGGCTATTATTGGGGTATTTAAGTGAATATTATATTTTGAGTATAATGTCAATTGTTTTTGTTGTTATACTTAGTTATAAATTATATAAAACATATTACAAGGTATGGGTTTTTGCCATGCCTTTGATATGTTTTTTTTCGTATGCATTAATGGTGAATGCATTAGAACCCAAAAACATAGATATTCATAATGCCTTTGATGGTAGAGTTAGTGCAAGTTTTACTGGTATTGTTGAAGATTATACATATAATGACAATCAGACGATATTAATTGTAAGAACACACAACTTAACAATTAATGAACAAAGGTATAAAAACAACTTAAAAATTAGGGTTACGTTTAACAATAAAATCAACTTACATTTAAAAGATGAAGTGTGGATGGAAGGCACATTATACAAATTACAACTTCCAAGAAATGATGGTGCATGGAATGAAAAGTTATATTACCATATTAGAGGAATAGATTTTAGATTTTTTGCCAATGAAATTAATATCCTAGAAAAAAACCTATCTTTCTTCCAATCATTAAAAAACTTTAGAAGTAAAGTTGAAGAGAATTACTATAATCTATTAGCAAAAGAAGATGCTGGAATTATATCGGCAATGGTTATAGGAGAGCGCAGAGGCTTGGATGGAGAAATAAGGGAATTATTTCAAAAAAGTGGTATAGCACATATCTTAGCTATTTCAGGTTTGCATATTACATTAATTGGTTTATTCATCTTTCAGCTATTAAAATATATGAGAATAAATATTAGATTGAGTGGTATTATTACCATTATATTTTTAATCATTTACTGTATATTTACTGGAGCCAGCATATCAACACAAAGAGCTGTATTAATGGTTAGTGTATTATTAGGATCTTATATTTTTGGTAGGACATATGAAATATTCTCAGCCCTTGCATTAGCAGGGATAATTCTTTTAATAATTAACCCCTTATTTATATTTGATGTGGGATTTCAACTATCTTTCGCTGCAGTATTAGGGATAAGAATTATAACACCTTTTCTACAATCATATATTAAATGGGACAATAAGGTTATCAAACTACTTTGTGGGAGTACTGCAGCTTATATTAGTACAACGCCTATAATAGCTTTTTATTATTATGAAATTCCAGTATACGCAATAATCGTAAATATATTGATAATTCCATTATTGAGTGTATTAGTACCAGTAGCTTTTTTAGCTGGTGTAGTTAGCTTTTTTAGTATGACACTAGGTAAAATACTTATAGGTATTGTATTTTTTATTCTTCAATTCATTAAGTTTGTAAGCGAATTTGTTTCTAAAATGCCTATTAACACTATATTAACAGGTAAACCATTACTCTTAACTTTAATTGTTTTGTATCTAGTAATAGCTTTGATTATCTACTATAGTAAGAGTAAAAAGAAACAAGGTTTTGTTATACTGGGTATGGTTGGATTTTTTATTTTTAAAACCCTAGTAACCCCTAATTATTTAGAAGTTACAATTATAGATGTAGCCCAGGGAGATTCTATTTTTATAACAACTCCAAGTAAAAAAAACATAATAATTGATGGTGGAGGATCTATTTTTGAGGAAATAGGAATTAGAAGAATTCTTCCATTTTTAAAATATAATGGGATAAATAAAATTCACTATATGTTTTTAACGCATAGTGATTTGGACCATATTTCAGGATTAATAGAAATTATTGATAAAGTTGATGTGGATTATCTGTTTGTGTCTAAAACAGATTATAACAATAATTTATATGTTGAGTTAATGAGAAAAGCAAAGGAAAATAATGTATCAGTAGTAGAAATATTAAAAGGTGATTCTTTAAGAATCGGAGAGATTTTTATTGAATGCTTATTTCCTAAAGAAAATACAGTTGTTCGTGGGAATAATGATTATTCATTGGTACTTAGTTTGACATACAAAGATATAAAAATGTTGTTTACAGGAGATATCGAAAGAAATCAAGAATTACAATTACTAGACTTTATAACGCCCCATCAAATACTAAAAGTAGCCCACCACGGGTCGAGAACATCTTCAAATGAAGAGTTTTTAGAAGTTGTTCAACCTGAAATTGGGTTGATATCTTATGGAATGTACAATAGTTATGGACATCCACATCAAGAAGTAATAGACAGATACCATAGTTATGATACAATATTATATAAAACAGGTAGAGATGGTGCCATTCGCCTTAGAACAAATGGAACAAAGGTATATGTTTCTACCAAATTGCCAAGAAAGGATTAG
- a CDS encoding response regulator transcription factor — protein sequence MGRRVLVVDDEKIIVKGIKFGLEQDAMEVDTAYDGEEAVNLAKQNSYDLIVLDLMLPKIDGLEVCQQIREFSMVPIIMLTAKGEDMDKIMGLEYGADDYMTKPFNILELKARIKAIMRRQSVQTQSAEATQGTGKQMEAGELKIDCDSRRVFIQEEEVNLTAKEFDLLELLINNPNKVFSRENLLNIVWGYDYPGDVRTVDVHVRRLREKIEPNPSEPKYIHTKWGVGYYFQSK from the coding sequence ATGGGTAGAAGAGTATTAGTTGTAGATGATGAAAAAATTATCGTTAAAGGTATTAAATTTGGACTAGAGCAAGACGCTATGGAAGTAGATACAGCTTATGATGGTGAAGAAGCTGTAAATTTGGCAAAGCAAAATAGCTATGATTTAATTGTTTTGGATTTGATGTTACCTAAAATTGACGGATTAGAGGTGTGCCAACAAATAAGAGAGTTCTCTATGGTTCCTATTATAATGCTTACTGCAAAGGGCGAAGATATGGACAAGATTATGGGATTAGAATATGGTGCAGATGACTATATGACTAAACCTTTTAATATTTTAGAACTTAAAGCAAGAATCAAAGCCATTATGCGTAGACAAAGTGTACAAACTCAATCGGCGGAGGCAACTCAAGGAACGGGAAAACAGATGGAAGCAGGAGAACTTAAAATTGACTGCGATAGTAGAAGGGTGTTTATACAAGAAGAAGAGGTTAATTTAACAGCAAAAGAATTCGACTTACTAGAGTTATTAATAAATAATCCTAATAAAGTGTTTAGTAGAGAGAATCTATTAAATATTGTTTGGGGCTATGATTATCCAGGTGATGTTCGTACAGTGGATGTTCACGTACGTAGGTTAAGAGAAAAAATAGAGCCAAACCCAAGTGAGCCGAAGTATATTCATACTAAATGGGGTGTTGGTTATTATTTCCAGAGTAAGTAA
- a CDS encoding helix-hairpin-helix domain-containing protein, which yields MKVDKYTKLIGLLSVILIAGIIYILVIYDLEEVEISINEHNNGKIEEITEESEDLIDDKMIYVFLCGAINNPGVYEVVDGTRVFEVMNLAGGLADNADQTVVNQAQPVMDGQQIYFPTIKEVEEGYIEEISVGQYLININTASIEQLITLPGVGEVRAQTIINFRNKNGRFKSTEEIMNVDGIKEGIYNRIKDFITV from the coding sequence ATGAAAGTTGATAAGTATACTAAGTTAATTGGATTATTAAGTGTTATTTTGATTGCTGGGATTATTTATATATTAGTAATATACGATTTAGAAGAAGTAGAAATAAGTATTAATGAACATAATAATGGTAAGATAGAAGAGATTACTGAGGAGTCAGAAGATTTAATAGATGATAAAATGATCTATGTCTTTTTATGCGGTGCAATAAACAATCCAGGTGTTTATGAGGTTGTGGATGGAACAAGAGTTTTTGAAGTGATGAATTTAGCAGGAGGTCTTGCAGATAACGCTGATCAAACTGTAGTAAATCAAGCCCAACCTGTAATGGATGGCCAACAAATATATTTCCCAACCATTAAAGAAGTTGAAGAAGGATATATTGAAGAAATATCAGTTGGGCAATACTTAATTAATATTAACACTGCTTCCATTGAACAATTAATCACACTTCCTGGTGTTGGTGAGGTTAGAGCCCAGACTATTATTAATTTTAGAAATAAGAATGGAAGATTCAAATCTACAGAAGAGATTATGAATGTAGATGGTATTAAAGAGGGTATTTATAATAGAATAAAGGATTTTATAACAGTATAA
- a CDS encoding amino acid permease: MSQTQERLGKNLSFFAVYAIGTGTMIGAGIFVLPGIAIGTAGPAAALSFFIGGLITLATMFSVMELATGMPKAGGSYFFISRSLGPLFGTIVGLGAWMSLVFKGSFALVGLAEYFQVFFTAPIIVVAVCAGVLMLFINYRGSKGSGSLQNIIVGGLIVILFLFIVRGSMLVSQEKLVPFMPYGMSSVFQTTGIIFISYLGVTQLAAISEEVKDPAKNIPRAFLLSVITVIIIYVGVIIVVNGILPMESLSNSNTPLVSAAERMQGQWGIYIITLAGFFATVSTANAAIMSSSRFPFAMARDQLMPSALIKIHKKYKTPYIAILFTGIVMLGLLFFFDVEGLAKLGSTLNVLIFVLVNLSVFVFRKNKSPNYKPTFKDPFFPVTQIVGIVGSLALLPSLGILSLVFALCVIGVGILWYLLLGRNKIHFNYAMKDVIKDTPTLERVNESEIRILVPLANPEHEKDLLIISDALGDAVTGINVITVPEQISPRAAMDMYHKEKSNTSKLLEKTFDEWVGIHKEKQNYVVVFDHSVSNAIIEQASLEDSNMIVMGWCKKEKFKYPLGKITHEILTKAKCHMALLKGNIKENIKKIGVAYDGKPNAHYALIMAKKLAMYKNAEIIIIHVFNPDDSQENKQEMIHKLEDLCRMEERIKITYQVYERYSPVDTILEVEKNTDLMVIGDSNKLYRKSFISRIANRVANHAENPVLVIKRYEHSTKYLKFFE; encoded by the coding sequence ATGAGTCAAACACAAGAACGATTAGGTAAGAATCTAAGTTTTTTTGCAGTATACGCAATAGGCACAGGAACAATGATTGGTGCAGGTATATTTGTACTTCCAGGTATAGCTATAGGTACGGCAGGACCAGCAGCAGCACTATCTTTTTTTATAGGAGGATTAATTACTCTTGCAACGATGTTTAGTGTTATGGAGTTAGCAACAGGAATGCCAAAAGCAGGAGGAAGTTATTTCTTTATTAGTCGATCTCTTGGTCCTCTTTTTGGAACCATAGTAGGCCTTGGTGCATGGATGTCTTTGGTTTTCAAAGGATCCTTTGCTTTGGTAGGTCTTGCAGAGTATTTTCAAGTGTTTTTTACAGCCCCTATTATTGTAGTGGCTGTGTGTGCTGGAGTGTTAATGCTTTTTATCAACTACCGTGGTTCTAAAGGCAGTGGTAGTTTGCAAAATATCATTGTTGGAGGATTAATTGTAATATTATTTTTATTTATTGTCCGAGGAAGTATGCTGGTTTCTCAAGAAAAACTAGTGCCATTTATGCCTTACGGCATGTCTTCTGTTTTTCAAACAACGGGTATTATATTTATATCCTATCTAGGAGTAACTCAACTAGCTGCTATCTCAGAGGAAGTAAAAGATCCAGCAAAAAATATTCCAAGAGCTTTTTTATTATCTGTAATTACAGTAATCATAATTTATGTAGGCGTTATTATCGTTGTAAATGGTATTCTACCAATGGAATCCTTATCAAATAGTAACACACCTTTGGTATCTGCAGCGGAACGGATGCAGGGTCAATGGGGGATTTATATTATTACTTTAGCAGGATTTTTCGCAACGGTATCAACAGCCAATGCTGCAATTATGTCTTCTTCACGGTTCCCTTTTGCCATGGCAAGAGATCAATTAATGCCATCAGCATTAATAAAGATACATAAAAAATATAAAACACCATATATTGCCATACTATTTACAGGTATTGTTATGTTGGGGTTATTATTCTTTTTTGATGTTGAGGGATTGGCTAAGTTAGGTTCCACTTTAAATGTTTTGATCTTTGTTTTAGTAAACCTTTCAGTTTTTGTATTTAGAAAAAATAAGTCTCCTAATTATAAACCTACATTTAAAGATCCGTTCTTTCCTGTGACTCAGATAGTAGGTATCGTTGGAAGTCTTGCGCTACTCCCTTCATTAGGGATATTATCCTTGGTTTTCGCTCTTTGTGTAATTGGAGTAGGAATTCTTTGGTATTTACTTTTAGGAAGAAACAAAATTCATTTTAACTACGCAATGAAAGATGTTATTAAAGACACACCTACGTTGGAAAGAGTAAATGAAAGTGAAATAAGAATTTTAGTGCCTTTAGCAAATCCTGAACATGAAAAAGATTTATTAATTATTTCAGATGCGTTAGGAGATGCAGTTACAGGTATTAATGTAATAACTGTACCTGAACAAATATCACCAAGGGCAGCTATGGATATGTATCATAAAGAGAAAAGTAATACATCTAAACTCCTAGAAAAAACCTTCGACGAATGGGTTGGCATACACAAAGAAAAACAAAATTATGTGGTTGTTTTTGATCATAGTGTATCTAATGCCATCATTGAGCAAGCAAGTTTAGAAGATTCTAATATGATTGTTATGGGATGGTGTAAAAAAGAAAAATTCAAATACCCTTTAGGAAAAATTACACATGAAATACTGACAAAAGCTAAGTGTCATATGGCTCTATTAAAAGGAAATATTAAAGAGAATATAAAAAAAATCGGTGTTGCTTATGATGGTAAACCAAATGCACACTATGCATTGATTATGGCAAAAAAATTAGCAATGTATAAAAATGCAGAAATTATAATTATACATGTCTTTAATCCAGATGATAGCCAAGAGAATAAACAAGAAATGATTCATAAGTTAGAAGACCTTTGTCGTATGGAAGAAAGAATTAAAATAACTTATCAGGTATATGAACGCTATTCACCTGTAGATACAATACTTGAAGTAGAGAAAAATACAGATTTAATGGTAATAGGGGATTCAAATAAACTCTATAGAAAGTCGTTTATTTCTAGAATAGCTAATCGTGTAGCAAACCACGCCGAGAATCCAGTGCTTGTTATAAAAAGGTACGAACATTCCACAAAATACCTAAAATTCTTTGAGTAA